The following are encoded together in the Streptomyces flavofungini genome:
- a CDS encoding serine hydrolase domain-containing protein: MVRNGFARSATVAVTGVVLAAVGATTAVAQPAGDKAATGGNTAAADPAAVRAALERTVAAGAPGAFAEVRDHVGPKQSVAVGKADLDGTPMNANWRFRVGSNTKMFTAVLVLRLAERGRIDLDKPLRDYLPAGTLPVGWDMTGRQVMQHRSGVYDHTNDLLEQQGEETTKAFEERIRNTVYKPADMVAMSVKRGKQFTPGSKYAYSNTNYVLLGMAIEHLTGGSYAKALRKQIIEPLRLKKTSYVVPSKAITGKHVTGYLTNDDRTKPLLDSTEQNGSWVGSAGAVISSAADLDRFLTKLLKGRSGGLLTDASVKEMTTTLPTPTAKVSYGLGLRAIELSCGTVYGHGGIVQGFQTQSFATRDGKKTAVVFGNASNNTSVTQGLTNTLEPAFCSTEAPARSQRSADNGADRGGPAAPVAPAVPVADDPRM, from the coding sequence ATGGTGAGAAATGGGTTCGCCCGTTCGGCGACCGTGGCTGTGACCGGCGTGGTGCTCGCGGCGGTCGGCGCGACCACCGCCGTGGCCCAGCCGGCCGGGGACAAGGCCGCGACCGGCGGCAACACGGCGGCAGCCGACCCCGCGGCCGTCCGCGCCGCACTGGAGCGCACCGTCGCCGCCGGCGCGCCGGGCGCGTTCGCGGAGGTCCGCGACCACGTCGGCCCCAAGCAGAGCGTGGCCGTCGGCAAGGCCGACCTCGACGGTACGCCGATGAACGCCAACTGGCGCTTCCGCGTCGGCAGCAACACCAAGATGTTCACGGCCGTACTCGTGCTGCGCCTCGCCGAGCGGGGCCGGATCGACCTGGACAAGCCGCTGCGCGACTACCTCCCTGCGGGCACCCTGCCGGTGGGCTGGGACATGACCGGACGCCAGGTCATGCAGCACCGCTCCGGGGTGTACGACCACACCAACGACCTGCTCGAGCAGCAGGGCGAGGAGACCACCAAGGCGTTCGAGGAGCGCATCCGCAACACCGTCTACAAGCCCGCCGACATGGTGGCGATGTCGGTGAAGCGCGGCAAGCAGTTCACGCCGGGCAGCAAGTACGCGTACTCGAACACCAACTACGTCCTGCTCGGGATGGCGATCGAGCACCTCACCGGCGGCTCGTACGCCAAGGCCCTGCGCAAGCAGATCATCGAGCCGCTGAGGCTCAAGAAGACCTCGTACGTGGTCCCCTCCAAGGCCATCACCGGAAAGCACGTCACCGGCTACCTGACGAACGACGACCGCACCAAGCCGCTGCTCGACTCCACCGAGCAGAACGGCTCCTGGGTCGGCAGCGCGGGCGCCGTCATCTCCTCCGCCGCCGACCTGGACCGGTTCCTCACCAAGCTGCTCAAGGGGCGCTCCGGCGGTCTGCTCACCGACGCGTCGGTGAAGGAGATGACGACCACCCTGCCCACGCCCACCGCCAAGGTCTCCTACGGTCTCGGGCTGCGGGCGATCGAACTGTCCTGCGGCACGGTGTACGGCCACGGCGGCATCGTGCAGGGCTTCCAGACGCAGTCCTTCGCCACCCGCGACGGCAAGAAGACCGCCGTCGTCTTCGGCAACGCCTCCAACAACACCTCGGTGACGCAGGGCCTGACCAACACCCTCGAACCGGCCTTCTGCAGCACCGAGGCCCCGGCCAGGTCCCAGCGCTCGGCGGACAA
- a CDS encoding SAM-dependent methyltransferase yields MTESAFHAGDIDTSVPHPARMYDWFLGGKDNYPADWAAAEEVVRLMPGARETAWANREFMHRAVRFVAGQGVRQFLDVGTGIPTEPNLHQIAQDVAPDARVVYTDNDPIVLRHAEALLRGRPEGRTAYVQADLRDPESIIEYARAHLDFTRPIALSLIALLHYVTDEQDPQGIVDTLLEPLAPGSHLLLSHVTHEFAPGIWERIDEIYRSGGTPVRARSHAEVRAFFAGLEVCDPGVVVGPKWRPDAAMRIGDEGKSVYVGVGRKV; encoded by the coding sequence GTGACAGAGAGCGCGTTCCACGCGGGCGACATCGACACGAGCGTTCCGCATCCGGCCCGGATGTACGACTGGTTCCTCGGCGGGAAGGACAACTACCCCGCCGACTGGGCGGCCGCGGAGGAAGTGGTCCGGCTCATGCCCGGCGCCAGGGAGACGGCGTGGGCCAACCGTGAGTTCATGCACCGGGCCGTGCGCTTCGTCGCCGGCCAGGGGGTGCGGCAGTTCCTGGACGTCGGCACCGGTATCCCCACGGAGCCGAACCTCCACCAGATCGCCCAGGACGTCGCCCCCGACGCCCGCGTGGTCTACACCGACAACGACCCCATCGTCCTGCGTCACGCCGAAGCGCTTCTGCGCGGCAGACCCGAGGGCCGCACGGCCTACGTCCAGGCCGACCTCAGAGACCCCGAGTCGATCATCGAGTACGCCCGGGCGCACCTCGACTTCACCCGCCCCATCGCGCTGTCCCTGATCGCGCTCCTGCACTACGTGACCGACGAGCAGGACCCCCAGGGCATAGTCGACACCCTCCTGGAACCCCTGGCCCCCGGAAGCCACCTCCTGCTGTCCCACGTCACCCATGAGTTCGCCCCGGGCATCTGGGAGCGCATCGACGAGATCTACCGCAGCGGCGGCACCCCGGTGCGGGCGCGGTCGCACGCCGAGGTCCGCGCGTTCTTCGCCGGGCTCGAGGTGTGCGATCCGGGGGTCGTCGTGGGACCGAAGTGGCGGCCGGACGCGGCGATGAGGATCGGCGACGAGGGCAAGTCGGTCTATGTGGGGGTGGGGCGCAAGGTGTGA